DNA from Mycobacterium sp. SMC-8:
GCCGCGGCTGGAGAAGACGGTGCTGCTCGGCGAGCTGGCATTGGACGGGCGGGTGCGCCCGATCAACGGCGTGCTGCCCGCGGTGCTGGCCGCCCAGCGACAGGGCTGGCCGGCGGCGGTGGTGCCGATGGCCAACGTGGCCGAGGCGAGCCTCGTCGACGGAATCGAGGTGTGGGGCGTGGGCACCCTGCGGCAGCTGCACGCGTGGCTGGCCGGCACAGGGGATCTGGAGCGGCCGGTCGAGCAGATACCGCAGATGGCCGAGCAGGTGCCCGACCTCGCCGATGTGATCGGGCAGACCCAGGCGCGCTATGCGGTCGAGGTGGCCGCAGCGGGCGCTCACAACCTGTTGATGACCGGCCCGCCCGGGGTCGGGAAAACCATGCTGGCGCAGCGGCTTCCGGGACTGTTGCCGCCCCTGTCGGATGCCGAGTCACTCGAGGTCACCGCGATCCACTCGGTGGCGGGTCTGCTGGCCGGTGACGCACCGTTGATCACCCGGCCGCCCTTTGTTGCCCCACACCACACCACCAGTGTCGCCGCGCTCGTCGGCGGCGGCTCGGGGATGGCGCGCCCCGGCGCGGTCAGTCGGGCCCACCGCGGAGTGCTGTTCCTCGACGAGTTCGCCGAGATCAACTCGGCGGTGCTGGAGGCGCTGCGAACCCCGTTGGAGGACGGCGAGATCCGGCTGGCCCGGCGCGACGGCGTGGCGTGCTACCGCTGCCGCTTCCAGTTGGTCCTGGCCGCGAACATCTGCCCGTGCGCGCCGCCGGATCCCCGCGACTGCATCTGCGGGGTGGCCGAGAAGCGACGCTACCGCAGCAAGCTGTCCGGGCCGTTGGTCGACCGGGTGGATCTGCGGGTGGAGATGCACGCGTCGCGGGAGGGGACGTTCACCGATCAGGAAGTGGAGACGACTTCGGTTGTCCGGCAGCGTGTCTGGGCGGCACGGGCTGCGGCCGAGGACCGTTGGCGACCACACGGGATCACTACGAATGCCGAGGTCAGCGGAGCTCTGCTGCGGCGCCGGTTCCGGCTGAGCCCGCAGGCGATGAAGCCGCTGCGCGCGGCGGTGGACCGCGGAACCATGAGTATCCGCGGCATGGACCGGGCGATGCGCGTCGCGTGGACATTGTGCGATCTGGCAGGTCGCACCACACCGAACCTCGACGACGTCGCCACCGCGATGAGTTTCCGTCAGGGACGGGGGTTCTGATGGACGAGACCACGCGCCGGGCGTGGGCCTATCTGTCGAGGGTGGCCGAACCGCCCAATCAGGCGCTGGCCGAGCTGGTGTCCGAGGAGGGGGCGGTCGCGGCCGCCGAGCGCGTCCGCCGCCGCGTCGTCGGGGGCGACCTGCTGGGGGCCACCGAAGCCAGACACGCCGTCGATTGCGCGGCAACAGATCTGGAGACTCTGGACCGGATGGGCGGGCGGCTGCTGACCGCCGGGGACCAGGAGTGGCCGACCCTGGCATTCCGTTCGTTCGCCGGCGTCGACCATGCCGAGCGACCGCAGGGTCTGGCGCCGCTCGCGCTGTGGGTGCTGGGCCCTGCACATTTGGCGGACCTCACTGAACGGAGCGTCGCGATCGTCGGGACACGCGCGGCGACGGCCTACGGCGAGTACGTCGCCGCGGACTTCGCCGCAGGATTGGTCGAGCGTGACGTCGCGGTGGTATCCGGCGGTGCCTACGGCATCGACGGCGCGGCGCACCGCGCGGCGCTCGGGTCGGACGGCCAGACCGTGGCGGTGCTGGCGTGCGGTGTGGATGTGCCGTATCCGGCCGGGCATTCGGCGCTGTTGCATCGCATCGCGCGTAACGGCCTCGTGGTCAGCGAGTATCCGCCGGGTGTGCGCCCTGCGCGGCACCGGTTCCTGACGCGTAACCGGCTGGTGGCCGCGCTGACGGGCGCGACGGTGGTGGTCGAGGCGGGGCTGCGCAGCGGGGCGGCCAACACCGCGGCCTGGGCCAGGTCGCTGGGCCGGCGGGTGTGTGTGGTTCCGGGCCCGGTGACCTCGACCGCGTCGGCGGGCTGTCACGAGTTGCTGCGGCGGGAACACACCGTGCTGGTGACGCGCGCGCCGGAGATCGTCGAGGTGATGGGACACATCGGCGAGTTTGCCCCCGATCTGGAGCATCCGGTCACGCCGTTGGACCACTTGAGCGAGGTGCAGCGCCAGGTTTACGAGGCGTTGCCGCGGCGCGGCGTGCGCACCGTCGACGAGATCGCCGTCAGTGCCGGGGTGGCGCCCGAACAGGTGCTGGGCCCGCTGGCGCTGATGGAGATCGACGGCCTCGTCGAGTGTGAGGGGGGTCAGTGGCGCTTGACCTGAGCCGGTCCCGGGGAAATGAAATCACCGGCCGCCGGCGTGGAGCCAGGGGTGAGCGCATCGGCCGCCGATGTCCAGGTGATGCCCGCGACGCGCGCTATAAGGGAGAGATCATGTCCGATGTTGTGCCGCAACGGATCCCGTTTCAGGGTGTGCGAATCGGGTACGACAGCGGCAAGACGTTCGACGACCTGGTGCGGGCGCTGAACACCGACGTCGGCGAGGAACCCGTGAGAATCGAGGACATCGCCGCGGCATCGACCGACTGGGCCGACTACCGTGCACGCGTCGCACCGCACGCCGGGCCGCACGGGTTCATGCTGTTCGCGACGCTGGACCACGGCGGCTGGATCACCACGAACTGCTCATCACCGACGAGCCCGCGGGCCGCAGCAGCCTCATCTACGTGCAACCGTCGTCGCTGATGGTGGTCACACCGAATCCGGAGCTGTCGGCCGCGGCCCGCGAACTCGACGCGAAACTGGCGGCGCTGGCATCGGCGGTCACGTAGCGGGTAAGTGCCCGGCCGGGGAGGCCGCTGCGCGGCGGCTTCCGCTCGTATAGTCGTCAAGGACAGCTGAGTAGCAAAGGAAGTGAAGTGGCAGGACGTCCCGTGCACACCTTCGAGGTGGTACGCACCGAGCAACTGGGCCCTCATATCGTGCGAGTTGTACTCGGCGGCAACGGCTTCGATACGTTCACGCCGAGCCAGTACACGGACTCCTACGTCAAATTGGTGTTCGTCGCCGACGACGTCGACGCCTCGCAACTCGCGCAGCCTCTGACGCAGGACAGTTTCAACGCGCTGCCGCCCGAACGGCGGCCCACCGTGCGGACCTACACCGTTCGCCGCGCCGACACCGAACGGCGGGAGCTCACCATCGACTTCGTCGTGCACGGCGAACACGGCGTCGCCGGTCCGTGGGCGGCATCAGCCGCGCCGGGGCAGCGCTTGTTCGTGATGGGACCCAGCGGCGCCTACGCCCCTGATCCTGCCGCCGACTGGCATTTGTTCGCCGGCGACGAGTCGGCGATACCGGCGATCAGCGTCGCGCT
Protein-coding regions in this window:
- a CDS encoding YifB family Mg chelatase-like AAA ATPase → MGTLGRAFSVAVRGVEGEIVEIEADISSGLPGVYLVGLADAALRESRDRVRAAISNCGFEWPMARLTLGLSPATLPKMGSVYDIALAAAVLSADQKKSWPRLEKTVLLGELALDGRVRPINGVLPAVLAAQRQGWPAAVVPMANVAEASLVDGIEVWGVGTLRQLHAWLAGTGDLERPVEQIPQMAEQVPDLADVIGQTQARYAVEVAAAGAHNLLMTGPPGVGKTMLAQRLPGLLPPLSDAESLEVTAIHSVAGLLAGDAPLITRPPFVAPHHTTSVAALVGGGSGMARPGAVSRAHRGVLFLDEFAEINSAVLEALRTPLEDGEIRLARRDGVACYRCRFQLVLAANICPCAPPDPRDCICGVAEKRRYRSKLSGPLVDRVDLRVEMHASREGTFTDQEVETTSVVRQRVWAARAAAEDRWRPHGITTNAEVSGALLRRRFRLSPQAMKPLRAAVDRGTMSIRGMDRAMRVAWTLCDLAGRTTPNLDDVATAMSFRQGRGF
- the dprA gene encoding DNA-processing protein DprA, producing the protein MDETTRRAWAYLSRVAEPPNQALAELVSEEGAVAAAERVRRRVVGGDLLGATEARHAVDCAATDLETLDRMGGRLLTAGDQEWPTLAFRSFAGVDHAERPQGLAPLALWVLGPAHLADLTERSVAIVGTRAATAYGEYVAADFAAGLVERDVAVVSGGAYGIDGAAHRAALGSDGQTVAVLACGVDVPYPAGHSALLHRIARNGLVVSEYPPGVRPARHRFLTRNRLVAALTGATVVVEAGLRSGAANTAAWARSLGRRVCVVPGPVTSTASAGCHELLRREHTVLVTRAPEIVEVMGHIGEFAPDLEHPVTPLDHLSEVQRQVYEALPRRGVRTVDEIAVSAGVAPEQVLGPLALMEIDGLVECEGGQWRLT
- a CDS encoding siderophore-interacting protein, coding for MAGRPVHTFEVVRTEQLGPHIVRVVLGGNGFDTFTPSQYTDSYVKLVFVADDVDASQLAQPLTQDSFNALPPERRPTVRTYTVRRADTERRELTIDFVVHGEHGVAGPWAASAAPGQRLFVMGPSGAYAPDPAADWHLFAGDESAIPAISVALEALPDDAIGKVFIEVAGPEDEIELNAPPGVDVSWIYRGGRADLVFDDVAGDHAPLIAAVKETPWLPGQVQVFIHGEAQAVMHNLRPYIRKERGVEPKWASSISGYWRRGRTEETFRQWKRELAEAEST